Proteins co-encoded in one Halorussus vallis genomic window:
- a CDS encoding 1,4-dihydroxy-2-naphthoyl-CoA synthase — MVSELFDPEAWTPVEDCDFDDITYHRAVDSGTVRIAFDRPEVRNAFRPKTVDELYDALDHAKRQTDVGCVLLTGNGPSPKDGGWAFCSGGDQRVRGDEGYEYQGEDGETDRAAKGGRLHILEVQRLIRHIPKPVICVAPGWAVGGGHSLHVVCDMTVASEEHAVFKQTDPDVASFDGGFGSAYLARQVGQKKAREIFYLGKNYDAEEAAEMGMVNEVVPHEGLETVALEWAEEINGKSPTAIRMLKYAFNMADDGMVGQQVFAGEATRLAYMTDEAKEGRDAFVEGRDPDFDEFDWHY, encoded by the coding sequence ATGGTATCCGAACTCTTCGACCCCGAGGCGTGGACGCCCGTCGAGGACTGCGACTTCGACGACATCACGTACCATCGCGCGGTCGACTCGGGCACCGTCCGAATCGCGTTCGACCGCCCGGAGGTCCGCAACGCCTTCCGACCCAAGACCGTCGACGAACTCTACGACGCGCTCGACCACGCCAAGCGCCAGACCGACGTCGGGTGCGTGCTGCTGACCGGCAACGGCCCCTCGCCGAAGGACGGCGGGTGGGCGTTCTGCTCGGGCGGCGACCAGCGCGTCCGGGGTGACGAAGGCTACGAGTATCAGGGTGAGGACGGCGAAACCGACCGCGCCGCGAAGGGCGGCCGCCTCCACATCCTCGAAGTCCAGCGGCTCATCCGCCACATCCCCAAGCCCGTAATCTGCGTCGCGCCCGGGTGGGCGGTCGGCGGCGGCCACAGCCTTCACGTCGTCTGCGACATGACCGTCGCCAGCGAGGAGCACGCCGTCTTCAAGCAGACCGACCCGGACGTCGCCTCCTTCGACGGCGGGTTCGGTTCCGCGTACCTCGCCCGGCAGGTCGGCCAGAAGAAGGCCCGCGAGATATTCTACCTCGGGAAGAACTACGACGCCGAGGAGGCCGCCGAGATGGGCATGGTCAACGAGGTCGTCCCCCACGAGGGCCTCGAAACCGTCGCGCTGGAGTGGGCCGAGGAGATAAACGGCAAGAGTCCGACCGCCATCCGGATGCTGAAGTACGCCTTCAACATGGCCGACGACGGGATGGTCGGCCAGCAGGTGTTCGCGGGCGAGGCCACTCGCCTGGCCTACATGACCGACGAAGCCAAGGAGGGCCGCGACGCCTTCGTGGAGGGACGGGACCCCGACTTCGACGAGTTCGACTGGCACTACTGA
- a CDS encoding YihY/virulence factor BrkB family protein, which yields MSDASQTGTATASLRRPVALGRSVVRRALAADVPFMAGAIAYQAFVSLLPLLFLLAVVATVVGNPNLTDRLLAVTANQVPADARGLVREAVRNAVENTGNSVVGVLVLGFGAFAVFNGLDKAFTELYGVERGGNLPNQLRDAFVVLAVLGTAVLAIAATWPSVVFPEGVPFVGAIRAAALVVGLTLAFHPMFYVFPEISLGWREVLPGVVFTAVGWTALQALFRFYVTFVARSNVFGVVSGVLVLATWLYFSGFVLLLGATLNAVLHRSREQLGE from the coding sequence ATGAGCGACGCGAGCCAAACCGGCACCGCGACCGCCTCGCTCCGCCGGCCGGTCGCGCTGGGACGGTCGGTGGTTCGGCGCGCGCTGGCGGCCGACGTCCCGTTCATGGCGGGCGCGATCGCCTACCAGGCGTTCGTCTCGCTCCTGCCGCTACTGTTCCTGCTCGCAGTGGTCGCGACCGTGGTCGGAAATCCGAACCTGACCGACCGCCTCCTCGCGGTTACCGCGAACCAGGTCCCGGCCGACGCCCGTGGCCTGGTCCGCGAGGCCGTTCGAAACGCGGTCGAGAACACCGGCAACTCCGTCGTCGGGGTGCTGGTCCTGGGGTTCGGCGCGTTCGCCGTGTTCAACGGCCTCGACAAGGCGTTCACCGAACTCTACGGCGTCGAGCGGGGCGGCAACCTCCCGAACCAGCTCCGGGACGCCTTCGTCGTGCTGGCGGTGCTCGGAACGGCCGTGCTCGCCATCGCCGCGACGTGGCCCTCGGTGGTCTTCCCCGAGGGCGTGCCGTTCGTCGGCGCCATCCGCGCCGCGGCGCTTGTAGTCGGACTCACCCTGGCGTTCCACCCGATGTTCTACGTCTTTCCCGAGATTTCGCTCGGCTGGCGCGAGGTGCTCCCCGGCGTGGTGTTCACCGCCGTCGGCTGGACCGCCCTCCAGGCGCTGTTCCGGTTCTACGTCACGTTCGTGGCCCGCTCGAACGTGTTCGGCGTCGTCAGCGGCGTGCTGGTGCTGGCGACGTGGCTCTACTTCAGCGGGTTCGTCCTCCTGCTGGGAGCGACGCTCAACGCCGTGTTGCACCGCTCGCGCGAGCAACTGGGCGAGTGA
- a CDS encoding 1,4-dihydroxy-2-naphthoate polyprenyltransferase — MSDVATHSRREAWLMAARPHTLPAAAAPVVVGTGLAVHAGKFAALPALAAFVGAALIQIGTNFANDYYDAVKGVDTDEREGFTRVTQTGLIPPKEVKRAMYATFALAILVGTYLVWVGGLPILVIGLASVISGVAYAGGPFPLGSHGLGDLFVFVFFGVVAVMGTFYVQAASLVAGVPAGIPAGTVTLAAFAASLPVAAISTNILVVNNVRDLETDRQAGKKSLAVIVGYRASRVEFVGMLALAYAVPFWFWLSEGYSPAVLLPLLTIPYAVRVTKTVLTDASGEALNPALERTGKLLAAYSSLFALGLAV; from the coding sequence ATGAGCGACGTCGCAACCCACTCCCGCCGCGAGGCGTGGCTGATGGCCGCCCGGCCCCACACCCTGCCGGCGGCGGCCGCGCCGGTCGTCGTCGGTACCGGCCTCGCCGTCCACGCGGGGAAGTTCGCCGCGCTGCCGGCGCTGGCCGCCTTCGTCGGCGCGGCACTCATCCAGATCGGGACGAACTTTGCGAACGACTACTACGACGCCGTCAAGGGCGTCGACACTGACGAGCGCGAGGGGTTCACCCGGGTCACACAGACCGGCCTCATCCCGCCGAAGGAGGTCAAGCGCGCGATGTACGCCACCTTCGCGCTCGCGATACTCGTCGGAACGTACCTCGTCTGGGTCGGCGGCCTGCCCATCCTCGTCATCGGACTCGCGAGCGTGATTTCTGGCGTCGCCTACGCGGGCGGTCCCTTCCCGCTCGGTTCGCACGGCCTCGGCGACCTGTTCGTCTTCGTCTTCTTCGGCGTCGTCGCCGTGATGGGCACCTTCTACGTCCAGGCGGCCTCGCTCGTCGCGGGCGTCCCGGCCGGGATTCCTGCCGGCACGGTCACGCTCGCGGCGTTCGCCGCCAGCCTCCCGGTCGCCGCAATCTCGACGAACATCCTCGTGGTGAACAACGTCCGGGACCTCGAAACCGACCGACAGGCGGGCAAGAAGAGCCTCGCGGTCATCGTCGGCTACCGGGCCAGCAGGGTCGAGTTCGTCGGGATGCTCGCGCTGGCTTACGCCGTCCCGTTCTGGTTCTGGCTGAGCGAGGGCTACTCGCCGGCCGTGCTCCTGCCGCTCCTGACGATACCCTACGCCGTGCGCGTCACGAAGACCGTCCTGACCGACGCCTCGGGCGAGGCGCTGAACCCCGCACTCGAACGGACCGGAAAACTGCTCGCGGCCTACTCGTCGCTGTTCGCGCTCGGCCTGGCGGTGTGA
- a CDS encoding mandelate racemase/muconate lactonizing enzyme family protein encodes MRATTRPFSLPLAEPLGTARGPIERREGLLVRLESEGSAAVPAGVGVGEATPLAGWTELREACEQALDAAASDVESGADPDDLLADLDDAPAARHALDLALADLCASAEGVPLYRYLGAPSRVESVPVNATVGDGSVEETVAAALDAVSAGFDCLKLKVGARDLSADIARVERVCDALDTRANEVEGDSEPEREIELRADANGAWSFGQAQTFLDAVGDDLSYVEQPLAATDMAGLAALDGPVALDETLAEVAFEDALDANPAAVVLKPMALGGPRRAVELAERAREAGVAPVVTTTVDAAVARTAAVHVAAAIPDPPACGLATAELLESDLVPDPAPVGDGRAAVPQGKGNGTPDTLSEYE; translated from the coding sequence GTGCGAGCGACCACCCGACCCTTCTCGCTCCCGCTGGCCGAACCGCTCGGGACAGCGAGGGGTCCAATCGAGCGCCGGGAGGGCCTGCTGGTCCGCCTCGAATCGGAGGGTTCCGCGGCGGTTCCGGCGGGCGTCGGTGTCGGCGAGGCCACGCCGCTCGCGGGGTGGACAGAGTTGCGCGAGGCGTGCGAGCAGGCGCTCGACGCGGCCGCGAGCGACGTCGAGTCGGGCGCCGACCCCGACGACCTGCTGGCCGACCTCGACGACGCCCCGGCGGCGCGCCACGCGCTGGACCTGGCGCTGGCCGACCTGTGCGCCTCGGCCGAGGGCGTCCCCCTCTACCGGTATCTCGGCGCACCGTCGCGCGTCGAGTCGGTCCCGGTCAACGCCACCGTCGGTGACGGGTCGGTCGAGGAGACGGTCGCGGCCGCGCTCGACGCGGTTTCGGCCGGCTTCGACTGCCTGAAGCTGAAGGTCGGCGCGCGCGACCTCTCGGCCGACATCGCGCGTGTCGAGCGCGTCTGCGACGCGCTCGACACGCGCGCTAATGAGGTCGAAGGGGACAGCGAACCCGAACGCGAAATCGAACTCCGCGCCGACGCCAACGGCGCGTGGTCCTTCGGGCAGGCCCAGACGTTCCTCGACGCGGTCGGCGACGACCTCTCGTACGTCGAACAGCCCTTGGCCGCGACCGACATGGCGGGACTGGCGGCCCTCGACGGTCCGGTCGCGCTCGACGAGACGCTCGCCGAAGTCGCCTTCGAGGACGCGCTCGACGCGAATCCCGCGGCGGTCGTGCTGAAGCCGATGGCGCTGGGCGGCCCGCGCCGGGCGGTCGAACTCGCCGAGCGTGCCCGCGAGGCGGGCGTCGCCCCGGTCGTCACGACCACCGTCGACGCCGCGGTGGCTCGGACCGCCGCGGTCCACGTCGCGGCCGCGATACCGGACCCGCCGGCCTGCGGCCTCGCCACCGCCGAACTCCTCGAATCCGACCTGGTCCCGGACCCCGCGCCGGTCGGCGACGGCCGCGCCGCCGTCCCTCAGGGAAAGGGCAATGGAACTCCGGACACCCTAAGCGAGTATGAGTAA
- the menE gene encoding o-succinylbenzoate--CoA ligase, whose translation MSNEPPNDTAVPRGPTPESPARECARDWLTHQTRSSPDATALVEASDGREWTYAELDVAVEETAGLLAGIGVDEGDHLGVLMETRVAFVRLAHATMRLGAVLVPLNARLARPELARQAEIADLDALVCGRDTEDDAVAAVEAEEIPVASVDSAHRGNVVALARESTADFDPAEWSRDDPLAMLFTSGTTGDPKAVVLTMGNFRASATASAFRLGLDPDERWLLCLSMYHMGGLSVVLRSALYGTTVVLQEGFDAAAAADAIGEYEVTGVSLVPTMLRRMLDSAGRLADSLRFVLLGGAPATEQLLDRCEELGVPVHPTYGMTEATSQIATARPAEAFDHPGTVGRPLLWTDLSVVDDDGNAVSAGEVGELVVSGPTVMRGYYDDPAATAEAFGEYGLHTGDVGFRDEGGRVWVLNRRDDRIVTGGENVHPGEVVEALRDHPAVRDAAVVGLDDDEWGERVAALVVPAGDAALTGDDLVAHCRDRLAGYKCPRTVAFADELPRTASGTVDRETVRERLRE comes from the coding sequence ATGAGTAACGAGCCACCGAACGACACCGCCGTCCCGCGCGGGCCGACGCCGGAGTCACCGGCCCGCGAGTGCGCTCGCGACTGGCTGACCCACCAGACGCGGTCCTCGCCCGACGCGACCGCGCTCGTGGAGGCGTCCGACGGCCGCGAGTGGACGTACGCCGAACTCGACGTCGCGGTGGAGGAGACCGCCGGACTGCTCGCCGGCATCGGCGTCGACGAGGGCGACCACCTCGGGGTGCTGATGGAGACGCGGGTGGCGTTCGTCAGACTCGCCCACGCCACGATGCGCCTCGGCGCCGTCCTCGTCCCGCTGAACGCGCGACTCGCCCGGCCCGAACTGGCCCGGCAGGCCGAGATAGCCGACTTGGACGCGCTGGTCTGTGGACGCGACACCGAGGACGACGCGGTGGCGGCAGTCGAGGCGGAGGAGATTCCGGTCGCGTCGGTGGACTCGGCCCACCGGGGGAACGTCGTCGCGCTCGCCCGCGAGAGCACCGCCGACTTCGACCCGGCAGAGTGGTCCCGGGACGACCCGCTGGCGATGCTGTTCACCTCCGGGACCACCGGCGACCCGAAGGCGGTCGTACTCACGATGGGCAACTTCCGGGCGAGCGCGACCGCCTCGGCGTTCCGACTCGGACTCGACCCCGACGAGCGCTGGCTGCTCTGCCTGTCGATGTACCACATGGGCGGACTGTCGGTCGTCCTCCGGTCGGCGCTGTACGGCACCACGGTCGTCCTCCAGGAGGGCTTCGACGCCGCGGCGGCGGCCGACGCGATAGGCGAGTACGAGGTCACGGGCGTCTCGCTCGTGCCGACGATGCTCCGACGGATGCTCGACTCGGCCGGGCGACTCGCCGACTCGCTACGGTTCGTCCTGCTCGGGGGCGCGCCCGCGACAGAGCAGTTGCTCGACCGCTGCGAGGAACTTGGCGTGCCGGTCCACCCGACCTACGGCATGACCGAGGCGACCTCCCAAATCGCGACCGCCCGGCCCGCCGAGGCGTTCGACCACCCCGGCACCGTGGGGCGGCCGCTCCTCTGGACCGACCTCTCGGTCGTCGACGACGACGGAAACGCCGTGTCTGCGGGCGAGGTCGGCGAACTCGTCGTCTCCGGCCCGACCGTGATGCGGGGCTACTACGACGACCCCGCGGCCACGGCGGAGGCGTTCGGCGAGTACGGACTGCACACCGGCGACGTCGGCTTCCGCGACGAGGGCGGCCGGGTCTGGGTGCTGAATCGGCGCGACGACCGCATCGTCACCGGCGGGGAGAACGTCCACCCCGGCGAGGTAGTCGAGGCACTGCGCGACCACCCCGCCGTCAGGGACGCCGCGGTCGTCGGCCTCGACGACGACGAGTGGGGCGAGCGCGTCGCCGCGCTGGTCGTCCCTGCTGGCGACGCGGCCCTCACCGGCGACGACCTCGTCGCGCACTGCCGCGACCGACTTGCAGGCTACAAGTGTCCGCGGACCGTCGCCTTCGCCGACGAACTCCCCCGGACCGCGTCGGGCACCGTCGACAGGGAGACGGTCCGCGAGCGCCTCCGAGAGTGA
- a CDS encoding NRDE family protein: MCTLILAWRVFEGTPIAVAANRDEALGRPSRPPGVLDDDPRVIAPQDAEAGGTWVGYNDEGLFVGVTNRLTDREGERSRGLLTRDALARPTAADAVSFVRRELAEHEYAGFNLVVADAEEAALLEWDGVLRTTYFDPGVHVVVNEGYDAASKAERVREAVRPDTSPESGEKARDADVDEWFELAKSVLRDHDLGTCVHGDGYGTRSSSLIAVDDRGRGRYWFADGKPCETDYEPVEIRDD, from the coding sequence GTGTGCACGCTCATCCTCGCCTGGCGGGTGTTCGAGGGGACGCCGATAGCCGTCGCGGCGAACCGCGACGAGGCGCTGGGTCGACCCTCGCGCCCGCCCGGCGTCCTCGACGACGACCCGCGGGTAATCGCGCCCCAGGACGCCGAGGCCGGCGGGACGTGGGTCGGCTACAACGACGAGGGGCTGTTCGTCGGCGTGACTAACAGGCTCACGGACCGCGAGGGCGAGCGCTCGCGAGGACTGCTCACCCGCGACGCGCTCGCCCGGCCGACGGCCGCCGACGCCGTCTCGTTCGTCCGCCGGGAACTTGCCGAGCACGAGTACGCGGGGTTCAACCTCGTCGTCGCCGACGCGGAGGAGGCCGCCCTGCTGGAGTGGGACGGCGTCCTCCGGACGACGTACTTCGACCCGGGCGTCCACGTCGTCGTCAACGAGGGGTACGACGCCGCCTCGAAGGCCGAGCGCGTCCGCGAGGCCGTCCGTCCCGACACGAGCCCCGAATCCGGCGAGAAAGCCCGGGACGCCGACGTCGACGAGTGGTTCGAGTTGGCGAAGTCGGTGTTGCGCGACCACGACCTGGGCACCTGCGTCCACGGCGATGGGTACGGCACCCGGTCGTCGTCGCTCATCGCGGTCGACGACCGCGGGCGCGGCCGCTACTGGTTCGCCGACGGCAAGCCCTGCGAGACCGACTACGAACCGGTCGAAATCCGGGACGATTAG
- a CDS encoding helix-turn-helix transcriptional regulator — translation MAVSEEDLTEEERAGLELVRETGGIHQSDFWKELGVDSRKGSRIVDSLADQGFVQREETVYDGHNTYLVTPAPRDLDFSLLMAGDMLSPFIGEEEIDPESDAFSQWIMNLAYSE, via the coding sequence ATGGCTGTATCCGAGGAGGACCTCACCGAGGAGGAGCGTGCGGGCCTCGAACTCGTCCGGGAGACCGGCGGCATCCACCAGAGCGACTTCTGGAAGGAACTGGGCGTCGACTCGCGCAAGGGGAGTCGCATCGTCGACTCGCTGGCCGACCAGGGTTTCGTCCAGCGGGAGGAGACGGTGTACGACGGGCACAACACCTACCTCGTCACGCCCGCGCCCCGCGACCTCGACTTCTCGCTACTGATGGCGGGCGACATGCTCTCGCCGTTCATCGGCGAGGAGGAGATCGACCCCGAGAGCGACGCCTTCTCGCAGTGGATTATGAACCTGGCGTACAGCGAGTAA
- a CDS encoding APC family permease: protein MVSETPPPPGGTNIEGQAPEAEPAVETDEATITEDAELERTLGLSGGLAIGIGTMIGAGIFVFPGLAAGRAGPAAAASFAIGAVVALLVALPASELATAMPKSGGGYYFISRGLGTLAGAVVGLSLWFGLVFATAFYLVGFGYYAVDTLAELGVAVGEDLVVPLALLFGAGFTALNVTGTENAAKLQNGVVALLLSILTVFLLYGSFDALGVVGRPSAPEQFAPFGAAPVLTTAALVFTSYLGFAQVATVAGEMKRPGRNLPLAMVGSVLVVGVMYVATIFVATSAFGSERLSALGETAMVEVGREFLGPVGALAIVFGGLLATMSSANASVLSTSRAIYAVSKDALLPRWASRINLRYGTPHVALGMAGGPVLVLVATGRVEILAEVASFLHLVMYGLMCVALLALRRDEPEWYDPDFRVPGYPVVPAVGALASFALIGFMQLLSQVVGIAIMLASAGWYFYYARDVTLKGAL, encoded by the coding sequence ATGGTGAGCGAGACGCCGCCACCGCCGGGGGGAACCAACATCGAAGGACAGGCCCCAGAGGCCGAACCCGCGGTCGAGACGGACGAGGCGACGATCACCGAGGACGCCGAACTGGAGCGCACGCTGGGACTCTCCGGCGGCCTCGCCATCGGAATCGGGACGATGATCGGCGCGGGCATCTTCGTGTTCCCGGGGCTGGCGGCCGGCCGCGCCGGTCCCGCCGCGGCGGCGTCGTTCGCCATCGGGGCGGTCGTCGCGCTGCTGGTCGCGCTTCCCGCCTCGGAACTCGCCACGGCCATGCCCAAGAGCGGCGGCGGCTACTACTTCATCTCCCGGGGGCTCGGGACGCTAGCCGGTGCCGTAGTCGGCCTCTCGCTCTGGTTCGGGCTGGTGTTCGCGACCGCCTTCTACCTCGTCGGCTTCGGCTACTACGCTGTCGACACGCTCGCCGAACTCGGCGTGGCGGTCGGCGAGGACTTGGTCGTTCCGCTCGCACTGCTGTTCGGTGCAGGATTCACCGCGCTGAACGTCACCGGCACCGAGAACGCAGCGAAGCTCCAGAACGGCGTCGTCGCGCTGCTGCTGTCGATTCTCACGGTCTTCCTGCTCTACGGGTCGTTCGACGCGCTCGGCGTCGTCGGTCGGCCGAGCGCGCCCGAGCAGTTCGCGCCGTTCGGCGCAGCGCCCGTCCTGACGACCGCGGCGCTCGTGTTCACGTCCTACCTCGGCTTCGCGCAGGTGGCGACCGTGGCCGGCGAGATGAAACGTCCCGGACGGAACCTCCCGCTGGCGATGGTCGGGTCGGTGCTCGTCGTCGGCGTCATGTACGTCGCGACCATCTTCGTCGCGACGAGCGCGTTCGGCAGCGAGCGACTCTCGGCGCTCGGCGAAACCGCGATGGTCGAGGTCGGCAGGGAGTTCCTCGGTCCGGTCGGCGCGCTCGCCATCGTCTTCGGTGGACTGCTCGCCACGATGTCCAGCGCTAACGCGTCGGTGCTCAGCACCTCGCGTGCCATCTACGCCGTCTCGAAGGACGCGCTGCTCCCGCGGTGGGCGAGTCGCATCAACCTCAGATACGGCACGCCGCACGTCGCGCTGGGGATGGCCGGGGGTCCCGTCCTCGTGCTGGTCGCGACGGGCCGGGTCGAGATCCTCGCGGAGGTCGCGTCGTTCCTCCACCTCGTCATGTACGGGCTGATGTGCGTCGCGCTGCTCGCGCTCCGGCGGGACGAACCGGAGTGGTACGACCCCGACTTCCGGGTGCCGGGCTACCCCGTCGTCCCCGCTGTCGGCGCGCTCGCGAGCTTCGCGCTCATCGGATTCATGCAGTTGCTCTCCCAGGTCGTCGGAATCGCCATCATGCTGGCGAGCGCCGGGTGGTACTTCTATTACGCTCGGGACGTGACGCTGAAGGGGGCGTTGTGA
- a CDS encoding universal stress protein, whose protein sequence is MTRVLVPVAVLEGESVSTGLVDLLSTVDVTVLGYHVLPEQTPADQARLQYEERATEALEALTEEFRQAGGSADHRLVFTHDRNQTVDRVADEVDARAYAITGTTRPVERLLVPLTGDVNAERILSFVVDIVGDRDVGVTVLHTADAETTENRESLDAAAEILAEAGIDVRTELATGTAPFEALVDAAAPHDVVVMGERAPSLRSLVFGDESERVAAETVGPVLVVRREE, encoded by the coding sequence ATGACGCGCGTGCTCGTTCCGGTGGCGGTGCTCGAAGGAGAGTCGGTTTCGACCGGTCTGGTTGACCTGCTCTCGACGGTGGACGTGACGGTGCTGGGCTACCACGTCCTCCCCGAACAGACGCCGGCCGACCAAGCGCGCCTCCAGTACGAGGAGCGCGCCACCGAGGCGCTCGAAGCACTCACAGAGGAGTTTCGGCAGGCCGGCGGCAGCGCCGACCACCGACTCGTGTTCACCCACGACCGGAACCAGACCGTCGACCGTGTCGCCGACGAGGTCGACGCACGAGCGTACGCCATCACCGGGACGACCCGTCCAGTAGAGCGGTTGCTCGTGCCGCTAACCGGCGACGTCAACGCCGAGCGCATCCTGTCGTTCGTGGTCGATATCGTCGGCGACCGCGACGTCGGCGTGACGGTGTTGCACACCGCCGACGCGGAGACGACCGAGAACCGCGAATCTCTCGACGCCGCCGCCGAAATCCTCGCCGAGGCGGGTATCGACGTCCGAACCGAACTTGCGACTGGCACCGCCCCGTTCGAGGCGCTCGTCGACGCCGCGGCGCCCCACGACGTCGTCGTCATGGGCGAACGAGCGCCGTCGCTCCGGTCGCTGGTGTTCGGCGACGAGTCGGAGCGAGTCGCCGCCGAGACGGTCGGCCCGGTGCTCGTGGTTCGTCGGGAGGAGTAG
- a CDS encoding iron-containing alcohol dehydrogenase family protein produces the protein MLPVADDFEYEYRGCDIVYGRGCVDRLGAYLADRGLERALVVCGSNVGANDDLMEPIRDGLGDRLAGVFDGTTPDKRAESAFEVIDAMRDRDADALVGVGGGSSLDIARQASAFAADGRSLADLRTAARDGEVDSLAADRDPDDRPPVVVIPTTFAGADVSAGGSIEVLPADESPTGHPVSARGSAMPVADFADPELFETTPTSALAGSAMNGFDKGIETPYARDADPVSDATAVHGLRLLTDALPRVVGDDAGGTEASDPEAMDRAVVGSLLVQLDRKVSVVHAFGHGFARRYDIQQGAVHAAVVPHVLRYLFSKVDASRDLLATGLGIDPEGRSDEVAEAVVERVAEFRDALGAPARLRDLPETQREDLPAIAEFVVDDPPMARAPEGLDPTAEAIEAVLREAW, from the coding sequence ATGCTCCCGGTAGCCGACGACTTCGAGTACGAGTACCGCGGGTGCGACATCGTCTACGGTCGCGGATGCGTCGACCGACTCGGCGCGTACCTCGCCGACCGGGGCCTCGAACGCGCCCTGGTCGTCTGCGGGTCGAACGTCGGCGCGAACGACGACCTGATGGAACCGATACGGGACGGCCTCGGCGACCGCCTCGCCGGCGTCTTCGACGGGACGACCCCCGACAAGCGGGCCGAGTCGGCCTTCGAGGTGATCGACGCGATGCGCGACCGGGACGCCGACGCGCTCGTCGGCGTCGGCGGCGGAAGCAGCCTCGACATCGCCCGGCAGGCCAGCGCCTTCGCGGCCGACGGTCGCTCGCTTGCCGACCTCCGGACGGCGGCCCGCGACGGCGAGGTCGACTCGCTCGCCGCCGACCGCGACCCCGACGACCGGCCGCCGGTGGTCGTGATTCCGACGACCTTCGCCGGTGCCGACGTCTCCGCGGGCGGGTCCATCGAGGTGCTCCCGGCCGACGAATCGCCGACCGGCCACCCCGTGAGCGCCCGCGGGTCGGCGATGCCCGTCGCCGACTTCGCCGACCCGGAGCTGTTCGAAACCACGCCCACGAGCGCGCTCGCCGGGTCGGCGATGAACGGCTTCGACAAGGGCATCGAGACGCCCTACGCTCGCGACGCCGACCCGGTCAGCGACGCGACGGCGGTCCACGGACTGAGACTGCTGACCGATGCGCTCCCCCGGGTCGTGGGCGATGACGCGGGCGGTACCGAGGCGTCGGACCCCGAAGCGATGGACCGGGCGGTCGTCGGCTCCCTGCTCGTCCAACTCGACCGGAAGGTTTCGGTCGTTCACGCGTTCGGTCACGGCTTCGCCCGCCGGTACGACATTCAGCAGGGCGCGGTCCACGCCGCGGTCGTCCCGCACGTCCTCCGGTACCTGTTCTCGAAGGTGGACGCGAGCCGCGACCTGCTGGCGACCGGACTCGGAATCGACCCGGAGGGGCGCTCCGACGAGGTGGCCGAAGCGGTCGTCGAGCGCGTCGCGGAGTTCCGCGACGCGCTCGGCGCGCCGGCGCGTCTCCGGGACCTGCCCGAGACGCAAAGAGAAGACCTGCCGGCGATAGCCGAGTTCGTCGTCGACGACCCGCCGATGGCTCGCGCGCCGGAGGGATTGGACCCGACCGCGGAAGCCATCGAGGCAGTGCTTCGAGAAGCGTGGTAG